CGGCGAGGACGGTGGCCCCGAGCAGGAGCCTCCTCATCGAGCCGATCCACCGCTCGATTCGCGCCACGTTGCCGAGGAAGAGGATCTGCCCGACGCACGAGAGGGCATGCACCACGCCGAAGAAGCGGAGGGGCACCCCACTGCGCTCGAGCAGCGGCTGGAACAACCAGATGAGCCCCCAGGCCAGCGCGTTGGTCAGGGCCAGCTCGATGGCGAGCAGCCGGACGACCTTGTGGCCGAGGAAGTACCGGCCTCCCTGGGTGAGGATCCGCACGTAGCCGGTCCGGGTCCGCCGCTCCTGGCTGGACGTGGGAGGCTCGCGCAGGGTGAGCGCGAGCAGGAAGGCGAGGGTGGCAGGGAGGACATAGGCCCGCATGGGAGCGCTCAGGCCGAAGGCGCTCGCGATGAAGCCCCCGATGAGCGTCGCGGTGATGATGCCGCCGAGCTTGAAGGACTCCATGCGGCCGAGGACGTGCGCCGCCCGCTCCGTGTGCCCGGTGGCCTTGAGGCTGTCATAGGCGAGCGCCTCGTCCGCGCCGGAGTGGAGCGTGTAGGCGATGGCGAAGACGGCCTCGGCGGCCATGAACACGGGGAAGGCGGGCCGGGACACGTAGAGCAGCGCGGCGCCGATGGCCACCAGGCTGCCCAGGGCGAGCGACACCTTGCGGCCCAGGTAGTCCGCCACGGTGCCGGTGGGGACCTCGAAGAGGAAGTTGCAGAGGAAGAACCAAGCGTTGAGGTACAGCACCTGCGCCAGGGAGATGCCGCCCCAGTCCGTGAAGAACGGCACGAGGACCGCGGAGAAGAACTGCATGTAGAACAGCAGCCGGATGGCCTGGAGCTTCCAGATGTTGGAGCCCAGGCGAGCGTCCGAGTCGGTCGGCATGGGCGCGCATTCTGCATCCGCCCGGGTTGGTGGCACCATGGGCTCATGACTCGGAAGCTGTTGATGTTGTGGGTGTCCCTCTCGCTCGTCGCCTGTGCCCGGTCCACGGCCTCCCAGCGCGACGACGCGCCGGTGAACATGGAGCTCAAGTCCTCGCTGTCGGTGCTGCTCGACCACCGGAGCGAGCTGGCCCTCGACGAGGACCAGGTGAAGCGGTTCGGGGAGATGGAGCTCACCCTGCACGAGAAGAACGTGTTGCTCCAGCAGCGGCTCGAGGAGCTGCGCGCCCAGCACAAGGTGGCCGAGAAGTCCTGGCACGGAGGCTACAAGGGCGGCGGCACCCATGACGTCTATGGCGGGAGGGGCGGAAGCTCGACCGCGCCGGGGGAGGCGGAGGATCAGCAACGGCGCGCGAGGAGCCAGCGGCTGGAGCAGATGCAGTCCACGCTGCGCGAGATGCAGGACAACGACACGCGGGCCTATCTCGAGGCGGAGACGCTGCTGCGCGAGGAGCAGAAGCCCCGGGCCCGCGAGCTCTTCTCCCAGGAGCGCGAGAAGCTGTTCAAGCGGGTGGAGGCGATGATCCTCCAGGTCCGGCGCAAGGGCTTCTGAGCCGGGTCCTCTTCAGGTCGAGGCGTGGTGGAGCCACAGGTTGCGCGTCGCGACCTGGGGCCGCGCGGAGAGGTCCGCGATGCGCTGTCCCGGAGGGAAGGGCCGGTTGAACGGGTAGCCCGGCTCGGGATCCAACTCCGGGTCGGTGAGCAGCACCATCAACCGCACGAGCAGGCCCTCGTGCCGGCCGCGAGGCAGCAGCAGGTGGGCGGGCCAGCCGCGCTCGTGCACCACGGAGGACAGCCGCGAGGGCCGGTGGATGACCTCCCGCCGCGAGGGCCCCAGCGTGTGGGCGAACCTGTCCAGCTCCATCCACATCCGGCGATCCTCGGCGAACGCGTCCGCCGCGAGGTAGATGCGCACCGTCACCGTCTGCTCGCGGGGCAGCGGGTTCTCCACCCGGAAGAAGTAGTGGAACGGGTCGTGATCGAGGTGCGGCTTGAGGAGCTCCCGTCCGTCCGGGAGCCGCACCGGTTGCCGTGCCATGTGGGTGCGCAGCGTGTGCGTCGTCACGGAGAAGGCCGGAGGAGGGCTGTCCCAGTTCTCGCCGCCGAACAGGGCCTCGCCCCAACGCTGTCCGTCGAAGTCCGGTGCTGTGGCGCCGGGGATGTCCCGGTGCATGCACAGGAGGATGTCCGGGCTCTGGTGCGCCGGAGCCGTTCCATCGCCGAGCCACTTGCGCATCCGCACCTGGGGCGCGTCGGACAGGTCGTGCGGTGGCAGGTGGGCGCTCTGCCACGCGTCGAGGATGTCGTTCACGTGGCGGTGCCAGCGGTAGAAGAGCGGATCCCTCGCCGCGGTGGCCGGGGAGGCCATGACCCCGGGAAGGCCCGTCCTGTCCCGGGGGCCCGTCAGGCACGCGAGGAGCACGTGCCCCAGGTGGTGGTGTGAGCCGTAGGGGCCGAGCGGATCCGCCCAGGCCTCGCCATCCACGGAGCCCCTGTTGGACTCGGCCGTGTCGGCGAGCTGCTCGAGGCTGTCGAGGAGGATGGGCGAGTCCCCGTGCCACAGCAGCCCCGAGGAGGCCGCGGTGAAGAGCCGGTCGCGGCGCGTGGCGTGATCCGTGATGCCGTAGCCGGGGATTCCCCTCGGGCTCAGGCCCGGAGGCCGGGGCGCGAAGCCCGGGAGCTGCGGGTCATAGCCCTCGTTGATGGGGGAGGCGTAGTCGCTCAGGGGGACGACGCGGGGCATGCCGAACGCCAGCCGCTCCGTGTCGTAACGGGCCAGCAGCTGCTGGTGCGTGTACCAGAACAGCTCGCCGCGCCGGTCCGGGAGGAGGCGGCGCTGAGGGTTCGTGGGATCCGGGTATCCGGCCGCCGGGTGATGCGCGTGCCACGTGTCGATGTGGTCGTTGAGCCCGGTGTCCTCGCGGAAGTAGTCGAGCCAGACCTCCGCGCCGGGGGTGCCAGGGTTTCCCTTCCGGGGCAGCTCCTGGCGTTGCGAGGGCACCACCAGCCGCGGAGCGCGCTCCTGCAAGGGGGGCACGGACAGCACGCGGCCCTCGGGGTGGTGGGCGATGAAGACGCGCAGCGCGTACTTCACCCACTCGGCGTCTCCCTGCCGCGCCTGCTGCTCGGCCTCGTCGAGTACCGCCGACAGTCCCGCCTCTCCGGGCCGGGCATTGGCCAGCTCCATGAAGCGGGCCGCCAGGGACACCGCCTGCTCCTGGTGGGAAGGCAGGAAGGGGAGGAAGCGCTGGCCG
The sequence above is a segment of the Archangium lipolyticum genome. Coding sequences within it:
- a CDS encoding MFS transporter, with the protein product MPTDSDARLGSNIWKLQAIRLLFYMQFFSAVLVPFFTDWGGISLAQVLYLNAWFFLCNFLFEVPTGTVADYLGRKVSLALGSLVAIGAALLYVSRPAFPVFMAAEAVFAIAYTLHSGADEALAYDSLKATGHTERAAHVLGRMESFKLGGIITATLIGGFIASAFGLSAPMRAYVLPATLAFLLALTLREPPTSSQERRTRTGYVRILTQGGRYFLGHKVVRLLAIELALTNALAWGLIWLFQPLLERSGVPLRFFGVVHALSCVGQILFLGNVARIERWIGSMRRLLLGATVLAGVSFLMLGATRWTPLVIVGIILGFTFSLPRIPLFSAYINHHIPSNQRATVLSFVSMVRTLAIVVINPLIGLLAEWSLSWTMAILGTGLIAFAAGSRIEERHLAAAPASSDDAAGGP
- a CDS encoding tyrosinase family protein, encoding MVELHARARALLCRESPLPPLPMTPRGELAPLVPPSPGQRFLPFLPSHQEQAVSLAARFMELANARPGEAGLSAVLDEAEQQARQGDAEWVKYALRVFIAHHPEGRVLSVPPLQERAPRLVVPSQRQELPRKGNPGTPGAEVWLDYFREDTGLNDHIDTWHAHHPAAGYPDPTNPQRRLLPDRRGELFWYTHQQLLARYDTERLAFGMPRVVPLSDYASPINEGYDPQLPGFAPRPPGLSPRGIPGYGITDHATRRDRLFTAASSGLLWHGDSPILLDSLEQLADTAESNRGSVDGEAWADPLGPYGSHHHLGHVLLACLTGPRDRTGLPGVMASPATAARDPLFYRWHRHVNDILDAWQSAHLPPHDLSDAPQVRMRKWLGDGTAPAHQSPDILLCMHRDIPGATAPDFDGQRWGEALFGGENWDSPPPAFSVTTHTLRTHMARQPVRLPDGRELLKPHLDHDPFHYFFRVENPLPREQTVTVRIYLAADAFAEDRRMWMELDRFAHTLGPSRREVIHRPSRLSSVVHERGWPAHLLLPRGRHEGLLVRLMVLLTDPELDPEPGYPFNRPFPPGQRIADLSARPQVATRNLWLHHAST